In the genome of Gloeotrichia echinulata CP02, one region contains:
- a CDS encoding AAA family ATPase — translation MTKLLLLIGLPGSGKSTLAKQLVAECPQMQLISTDAIRGQLFGNEAIQGPWLLIWQEIQRQWQQALAARQTAIYDATNARRGDRREVIAIVRDLGFTHITGIWIDTPVWLCLARNKKRLRQVPEEIILRMHRQLREAPPTLSEGLDRLIRWDEWRKYGNFPGVVSENPT, via the coding sequence ATGACTAAACTGTTGTTGCTAATTGGTCTTCCTGGTAGTGGTAAGTCTACTTTGGCAAAACAATTGGTGGCAGAATGCCCCCAAATGCAGCTGATTTCTACAGATGCCATTAGGGGGCAATTGTTTGGTAATGAGGCTATTCAAGGTCCGTGGCTACTGATTTGGCAGGAAATTCAGCGGCAATGGCAGCAAGCTCTGGCGGCGAGGCAGACAGCAATTTATGATGCTACTAACGCCCGGCGAGGCGATCGCCGTGAGGTTATTGCCATAGTGCGCGATTTAGGCTTTACTCACATTACGGGGATTTGGATCGATACCCCAGTTTGGCTGTGTTTGGCTCGCAATAAAAAACGCCTGCGTCAGGTTCCCGAAGAAATCATTTTGCGAATGCATCGCCAACTGCGGGAAGCGCCGCCAACCTTGTCGGAAGGACTAGACCGCCTCATCCGCTGGGACGAATGGCGAAAGTACGGAAATTTCCCTGGTGTGGTGAGCGAGAACCCTACTTGA
- a CDS encoding J domain-containing protein, whose protein sequence is MATTDFKDYYAILGVTKTASPEEIKQAFRKLARKYHPDVNPGNKQAEASFKEVNEAYEVLSDPEKRKKYDQFGQYWKQAGQGFPSGGGDMGGFDFSQYGSFDDFVNELLGRFGGGSPRGARQSYSYSTSTGRPSGFGGVNDFGVQDIGAGSGQDTEAAIALSFAEAFAGVQKRFSLGNETIDVRIPAGAKSGTRLRIRGKGQLNSTTQQRGDLYLKVELQPHSFFQLEGDNLVCELPITPDEATLGASIDVPTPDGLVNVKLPAGVRSGQSLRLRGKGWPVAKGGRGDQLVKVAIVPPKDLSPQEREYYEKIRAIRTYNPRSHLQQVKL, encoded by the coding sequence ATGGCTACAACCGACTTTAAAGACTATTATGCAATTTTGGGGGTAACTAAAACTGCCAGTCCGGAGGAGATTAAACAAGCTTTTCGGAAACTAGCCCGCAAATATCACCCTGATGTCAATCCTGGGAATAAACAGGCTGAGGCGAGTTTTAAAGAAGTTAATGAAGCTTATGAGGTTTTGTCAGACCCAGAAAAGCGCAAAAAATATGACCAATTCGGTCAATATTGGAAACAGGCTGGTCAAGGCTTCCCCTCTGGTGGTGGGGATATGGGCGGCTTTGACTTCAGTCAGTATGGTAGTTTCGATGATTTTGTTAATGAATTACTAGGGCGTTTTGGTGGTGGTAGCCCTCGCGGTGCGCGTCAATCTTACTCTTATAGCACTTCTACGGGTAGACCTAGTGGTTTTGGTGGTGTTAATGATTTTGGCGTTCAAGATATAGGTGCTGGTAGTGGACAGGATACTGAAGCAGCGATCGCCCTGAGTTTTGCGGAAGCTTTTGCTGGTGTCCAAAAGCGTTTTAGTTTGGGGAATGAAACAATTGATGTCCGCATCCCTGCTGGTGCTAAATCTGGTACTCGTTTGCGTATCCGGGGTAAAGGTCAATTGAACTCCACGACCCAACAGCGGGGGGATTTATACTTAAAGGTGGAACTTCAACCCCACTCTTTTTTCCAGCTTGAAGGCGATAATCTTGTCTGTGAACTGCCAATTACCCCTGATGAGGCTACTTTAGGCGCTTCTATTGATGTCCCTACTCCCGATGGTTTGGTTAATGTTAAGCTACCAGCCGGGGTGCGTTCTGGTCAATCCCTGCGGTTACGTGGCAAAGGTTGGCCTGTCGCCAAGGGTGGACGTGGTGATCAGTTGGTCAAGGTGGCGATCGTTCCACCTAAAGACCTCAGCCCACAAGAGCGGGAATATTATGAAAAAATCCGGGCTATACGTACTTATAATCCCCGCAGTCATTTGCAACAAGTTAAATTGTAA
- a CDS encoding peroxiredoxin: MSLTYGTEGCLRVGQQAPDFTATAVADQEFKTIKLSDYRGKYVVLFFYPLDFTFVCPTEITAFSDRYEEFKKLNTEILGASVDSEFSHLAWIQSDRKAGGVGDLNYPLVADIKKEISAAYNVLDPAAGIALRGLFIIDKDGIIQHATINNLAFGRSVDETLRTLQAIQHVQSNPDEVCPAGWQPGDKTMNPDPVKSKVYFSAV, translated from the coding sequence ATGTCCCTCACTTACGGAACAGAAGGATGCCTCCGCGTTGGTCAACAGGCTCCAGACTTTACAGCAACAGCCGTTGCGGATCAAGAATTTAAGACAATCAAACTTTCCGACTATCGGGGTAAGTATGTTGTCCTATTTTTCTATCCCCTAGACTTTACCTTTGTTTGCCCCACTGAAATCACAGCATTTAGCGATCGCTACGAAGAATTCAAAAAACTTAACACGGAAATCCTCGGTGCTTCCGTTGATAGCGAGTTCTCGCACCTCGCTTGGATTCAAAGCGATCGCAAAGCTGGTGGCGTAGGCGACCTAAATTATCCCCTAGTTGCCGACATCAAAAAAGAAATTAGCGCGGCTTACAACGTCCTTGACCCAGCCGCCGGTATTGCCTTACGCGGTCTGTTTATCATTGATAAAGATGGTATCATCCAGCACGCCACCATCAACAACCTAGCTTTTGGTCGCAGCGTCGATGAAACCCTGCGAACATTGCAAGCAATTCAGCATGTTCAGTCCAACCCCGACGAAGTTTGCCCCGCAGGTTGGCAGCCCGGAGATAAGACAATGAATCCTGACCCAGTGAAATCCAAAGTTTACTTCTCTGCTGTCTAG
- a CDS encoding S8 family serine peptidase, whose product MRHEKLSPGLLLAYQNYESEGEEALTSHRRSLGLIPPKSVVKPTKSVVFIYCDSDADLSHLEQQGIQVNQNSGTVRTAFLPLEGLDALSEDNIIQRIKPSRKLQLRMDIAAQKVQLPDFQNKTGLTGQGVVIGIVDSGIDAKHPAFEGRIRHIWDQTLPGPGVKEGNYGAEFTGAQLTVSQDTHGHGTHVAGIAAGADATYGGVAPEAELVIVKSDMQDAHIADGVRYIFRIASELGRPAVVNLSLGGHADAHDGTDSLSRIIDAQSGPGRIVCCAAGNEGNDNIHGQANIVANGTGSMRFNVPLNQVDIVWLNGWYSSDSELEVSLRTPNNFVTPYQKIIAGGNPTLNYQLPDARVQIVTPGHDKGNGDHNFFVQIRGNGLSPVMGGIWQLRVRNVSRTDTRLDVWALEDRSSVLFTGTSIQDSVKIGSPGAASSAVTVAAYTTRAKYTDIDGQERDMGMDLDTISEFSSEGPLRNDAQKPDIAAPGAMIISTLSANAGFGRSSMINSKFVADAGTSMATPFVTGLVALLLQRDPKLDPAAVKDLLRKNSSIPGKPPGTFDNKWGYGVINTANL is encoded by the coding sequence ATGAGACACGAAAAACTTTCTCCAGGGTTGCTGTTAGCATATCAGAACTACGAAAGTGAAGGCGAGGAAGCTTTAACTAGCCACAGGCGATCGCTTGGTTTAATTCCCCCGAAAAGCGTTGTCAAACCCACAAAGAGTGTTGTTTTTATCTACTGTGATTCTGATGCCGATTTAAGTCATTTAGAACAACAAGGTATTCAAGTCAATCAGAATTCAGGAACTGTGCGGACAGCTTTTTTACCCCTTGAGGGTTTAGATGCCTTATCTGAAGATAATATCATCCAACGCATCAAGCCCTCACGTAAATTGCAGTTGCGGATGGATATTGCCGCACAAAAGGTGCAATTGCCAGATTTTCAGAACAAAACCGGATTAACTGGTCAAGGAGTCGTCATCGGCATTGTAGACAGTGGAATTGATGCCAAACACCCCGCCTTTGAAGGACGTATTCGCCATATTTGGGATCAAACTCTCCCAGGTCCGGGAGTTAAAGAAGGTAACTATGGGGCAGAATTTACGGGGGCGCAACTGACAGTTTCCCAAGATACTCATGGTCATGGTACCCATGTTGCGGGAATTGCTGCTGGTGCAGATGCAACCTATGGCGGTGTCGCACCAGAGGCGGAATTAGTCATCGTTAAGTCTGATATGCAGGATGCTCATATTGCGGATGGCGTCCGCTACATTTTCCGCATCGCCAGTGAGTTGGGACGCCCAGCAGTCGTCAATCTCAGCTTGGGTGGACACGCTGACGCCCATGACGGTACTGACTCCCTCTCCAGAATCATTGACGCCCAATCAGGTCCAGGACGGATTGTTTGCTGTGCCGCAGGTAATGAGGGGAACGACAACATTCATGGTCAAGCGAACATAGTCGCCAACGGCACCGGTAGTATGCGTTTTAATGTGCCATTGAATCAAGTTGATATAGTCTGGTTAAATGGTTGGTATTCTAGTGACAGTGAGTTAGAAGTCTCGCTGCGAACTCCCAACAATTTCGTTACGCCCTACCAAAAAATTATTGCTGGCGGTAATCCCACCCTAAATTATCAATTGCCAGATGCACGGGTGCAAATAGTCACCCCAGGACATGATAAAGGTAATGGCGACCATAATTTCTTTGTGCAAATTCGTGGTAATGGTCTGTCGCCAGTTATGGGAGGTATTTGGCAACTGCGGGTACGTAATGTTTCCCGGACTGACACCCGTCTGGATGTTTGGGCTCTTGAAGATAGGTCATCCGTGCTTTTTACTGGTACTAGCATCCAAGACTCGGTAAAAATTGGCTCACCTGGAGCAGCCAGCAGTGCAGTTACAGTTGCAGCTTATACTACAAGAGCGAAGTACACAGATATTGATGGCCAGGAGAGAGATATGGGCATGGACTTGGATACTATTTCTGAGTTCAGCAGTGAAGGACCGCTGCGGAATGATGCCCAAAAGCCAGATATAGCCGCACCGGGAGCAATGATTATTTCTACACTGTCCGCCAATGCAGGTTTTGGTCGTTCAAGTATGATTAATTCTAAGTTTGTCGCTGACGCTGGTACGAGTATGGCAACACCATTTGTTACTGGTTTAGTAGCACTACTTTTACAGCGTGATCCCAAACTTGACCCAGCGGCGGTGAAAGATTTACTCCGCAAAAATAGTTCTATTCCCGGAAAACCCCCAGGAACGTTTGATAATAAATGGGGTTATGGCGTGATTAACACTGCTAATCTGTAG
- a CDS encoding DNA-directed RNA polymerase subunit omega, translated as MLKRSKFETTQSQIMHRAEDLISAASNRYRITVQVANRAKRRRYEDFENGEDAMMKPVLRAIIEMSDELTQPEIIGEL; from the coding sequence ATGCTAAAGCGTTCCAAGTTCGAGACAACCCAGTCTCAGATTATGCACCGTGCTGAAGATCTAATTAGTGCAGCTTCAAATCGCTACCGCATTACGGTTCAGGTAGCAAATCGTGCCAAGCGTCGGCGTTATGAAGATTTTGAAAATGGGGAAGATGCGATGATGAAGCCAGTCCTCAGAGCAATTATCGAAATGTCTGATGAATTGACTCAACCAGAGATTATCGGCGAACTGTAA
- a CDS encoding amylo-alpha-1,6-glucosidase yields MTDLDRREWLLTNGLGSFASGTVSDVRTRTYHGWLFAATNPPAERTLLVSHLEASLEVLGTVVALGTNIWGNGQIDPTGYKLLRSFDINPVPQWVWSEDNWQLSRQLVMPYGLVGRGTEGEEGFFPSSPDPKFCHRLLIQYRYEGRDVGILRLRLLIGDRNFHHQQTATPELHFSQLLLPQQVCLQAIMSGRFGTPWHLRWTKGNYQPDAVWYWNYGLPEEMRRGLGDREDLYSPGYLTVMLQPGDTVTLEARVGFPDALQDTLSPDCFAEAVEAEQERLSQIFGWGQGGTGDRGLFSSSPIPKTEAPIWQKLLRASDQFIVYRASIAGPTVIAGYHWFNDWGRDTLIALPGLTLVPQRFDLAKGLLQTFGRYCRYGLIPNAFPDEGGEPFYNSIDAALWWIETLGLYLEATKDWQFLAEQFPVVQQIYKAFITGTRYNIQVDATDGLVSWDARGVALTWMDVVVEGQPVTPRCGKPVEINALWYSALCWVSQWADRLSQLEFGDPARLAKQAQRYAQQAEQVKISLQKFWNFQIGYLYDTIEPDDRRNSQIRPNAVLALSLHHCGFSGQQGRQILEVATSNLLTPYGLRSLDPGDPQYIGKYFGNPQERDRSYHQGTVWSWLIGPFIRAWQRFYPQQPLPFDWQPLLNHFLADACLGSISEIFDGDAPHTPRGAIAQAWSIAEVIRHLP; encoded by the coding sequence ATGACTGATTTAGATAGAAGAGAATGGTTATTAACCAATGGCTTGGGGAGTTTTGCCAGTGGTACGGTTTCTGATGTACGCACGCGCACTTATCACGGTTGGCTATTTGCGGCTACCAACCCACCGGCTGAACGTACGCTGCTAGTTTCACACCTAGAAGCTAGTTTAGAAGTCCTAGGGACAGTTGTAGCACTGGGAACGAATATTTGGGGCAATGGTCAGATTGATCCGACCGGCTACAAACTGCTGCGCTCTTTTGATATTAACCCAGTTCCCCAATGGGTTTGGAGTGAAGATAACTGGCAGTTAAGTAGGCAACTGGTGATGCCTTATGGTTTAGTAGGGAGAGGGACAGAGGGAGAGGAAGGATTTTTTCCCTCATCACCCGATCCGAAATTCTGCCATCGGCTTTTGATCCAATATCGCTATGAAGGCAGGGATGTAGGTATTTTAAGACTGCGACTGCTAATTGGCGATCGCAATTTTCACCACCAACAAACAGCAACTCCAGAATTACATTTTTCACAATTATTGCTGCCGCAACAAGTTTGTCTACAAGCAATAATGTCTGGGCGGTTTGGCACCCCTTGGCATTTGCGCTGGACAAAAGGAAACTATCAACCAGATGCGGTGTGGTACTGGAATTATGGCTTACCAGAGGAGATGCGCCGGGGACTAGGCGATCGCGAGGACCTCTACAGCCCTGGTTACTTAACAGTTATGCTGCAACCAGGAGATACAGTGACTTTAGAAGCACGAGTGGGATTTCCCGACGCCTTGCAAGATACCCTTAGCCCTGACTGCTTTGCAGAAGCGGTGGAAGCAGAACAAGAAAGGCTCTCGCAGATTTTTGGCTGGGGTCAAGGAGGGACAGGGGACAGGGGACTATTTTCCTCATCGCCTATCCCCAAGACCGAAGCGCCAATTTGGCAAAAACTACTACGAGCCAGCGATCAGTTTATTGTTTACCGCGCCTCGATTGCTGGCCCGACTGTGATTGCTGGTTATCACTGGTTCAATGACTGGGGACGGGATACTTTAATTGCTTTACCGGGGTTGACACTAGTTCCCCAACGCTTCGACTTAGCAAAAGGGCTATTGCAAACCTTTGGGCGTTATTGTCGCTACGGTTTGATTCCGAATGCCTTTCCTGATGAGGGTGGCGAACCTTTTTATAACAGCATAGATGCAGCATTGTGGTGGATTGAAACTTTAGGATTGTATTTGGAAGCGACCAAAGATTGGCAGTTTTTGGCAGAGCAATTTCCCGTGGTGCAGCAAATCTATAAAGCATTTATCACTGGGACGCGGTATAATATCCAGGTTGATGCTACCGATGGGCTAGTTAGTTGGGATGCTCGTGGTGTTGCCCTGACTTGGATGGATGTTGTGGTTGAAGGCCAGCCTGTGACGCCCCGTTGCGGTAAGCCAGTGGAAATCAATGCTCTGTGGTATTCTGCCTTATGTTGGGTGAGTCAATGGGCAGACCGCTTGAGTCAGCTTGAGTTTGGTGATCCGGCGCGTCTAGCGAAACAGGCGCAGCGTTATGCCCAGCAAGCAGAACAGGTAAAAATCTCCCTACAAAAATTCTGGAATTTCCAGATTGGTTACTTGTACGACACCATCGAACCGGATGATCGCCGCAATTCCCAGATTCGCCCCAATGCAGTTTTGGCACTGTCGCTGCACCATTGTGGGTTTTCTGGTCAGCAGGGGCGACAAATACTTGAGGTAGCAACTTCTAACTTGCTGACTCCCTATGGTCTTCGCAGTCTTGATCCTGGCGATCCGCAATACATAGGCAAATATTTCGGCAACCCACAGGAGCGCGATCGCTCATACCATCAGGGAACAGTTTGGAGTTGGCTGATTGGCCCGTTTATCCGCGCTTGGCAGCGTTTTTACCCACAACAACCCTTGCCTTTTGATTGGCAACCCTTGTTAAATCATTTCCTCGCTGATGCTTGTCTAGGCTCGATTTCTGAGATATTTGACGGTGATGCACCCCATACACCCAGAGGAGCGATCGCCCAAGCTTGGTCAATTGCTGAAGTCATCCGCCATTTGCCCTAA
- a CDS encoding glycoside hydrolase family 13 protein produces MEIKTPDWVKHAVFYQIFPDRFARSKQPRKGLLHDARWEDWEAIPTLQGYKGGDLWGIIEGLDYIQDMGFNAIYFTPIFQSASNHRYHTHDYYQVDPMLGGNKAFRELLDAAHQRNIKVVIDGVFNHASRGFFFFHDILENGPHSPWVNWFKIEGWPLAPYTGELKANYVGWAGNRALPVFNHDNPQVREYIMEIAEYWMNFGIDGWRLDVPFEIKTPGFWQEFRQRVKAINPQAYIVGEVWGDSRQWLDGTQFDGVMNYLFTGPTIAFTAGDRVVLEQVQGRDYQAYPPLFAVEYAAKIQELLQLYPTEIRLTQLNLLASHDTARLLTIAGGDRASVELATLLLLTFPGAPSIYYGDEVGLPGAIDPDSRRGFPLEANWDREILTTHRQLIALRHSYAALRIGDYQVFLAQGELYIFSRTLGTEELIIAVNAGTASTKGNLNLTNLQTQPHQLLYGNAEFRWNLEGGTHQLSLTLPPRTGCILGI; encoded by the coding sequence ATGGAAATTAAAACACCAGACTGGGTTAAACACGCTGTTTTCTACCAAATCTTTCCAGACCGGTTCGCCAGAAGTAAACAGCCACGAAAAGGATTGTTACATGACGCCCGTTGGGAAGATTGGGAAGCTATACCAACACTCCAAGGTTATAAAGGCGGCGATTTGTGGGGCATCATTGAGGGATTAGACTACATACAGGATATGGGTTTTAACGCTATTTACTTCACACCCATATTTCAATCGGCTAGCAATCACCGCTATCACACCCACGATTATTATCAGGTAGACCCGATGCTGGGGGGTAATAAAGCTTTTCGCGAATTGCTAGACGCAGCCCATCAACGTAATATTAAAGTTGTGATCGATGGCGTGTTTAATCATGCCAGTCGGGGATTTTTCTTTTTCCATGATATTTTAGAAAATGGTCCCCATTCACCTTGGGTGAATTGGTTCAAAATTGAAGGCTGGCCGCTTGCGCCTTATACTGGTGAATTAAAAGCAAACTATGTTGGTTGGGCGGGAAATCGTGCCTTGCCAGTATTTAACCACGACAACCCACAAGTGCGGGAATATATTATGGAGATTGCCGAATATTGGATGAATTTCGGCATTGACGGTTGGCGATTAGACGTACCATTTGAAATTAAAACTCCTGGTTTTTGGCAAGAATTTCGTCAGCGAGTCAAAGCGATTAATCCCCAAGCCTACATTGTCGGTGAAGTGTGGGGAGATTCCCGACAGTGGCTAGACGGAACACAATTTGACGGAGTGATGAATTATTTATTTACAGGACCAACAATTGCCTTTACCGCTGGCGATCGCGTAGTCTTGGAACAAGTCCAAGGTCGGGATTATCAAGCTTACCCACCCTTGTTTGCCGTTGAGTATGCTGCCAAAATCCAAGAACTACTACAACTTTACCCCACAGAAATTCGGCTAACTCAACTTAATTTGCTAGCCAGTCACGACACAGCGAGGTTGCTGACTATAGCTGGAGGCGATCGAGCCAGTGTAGAATTAGCAACGCTCTTGTTACTCACCTTTCCCGGTGCCCCCAGTATCTACTATGGTGATGAAGTGGGTTTACCTGGTGCTATAGATCCAGACTCTCGCCGTGGCTTTCCCTTAGAAGCTAACTGGGATCGAGAAATTCTCACTACTCATCGCCAGTTAATCGCCCTACGTCATAGTTACGCAGCTTTGCGTATAGGAGATTATCAAGTTTTCTTAGCTCAAGGAGAACTCTACATTTTTTCGCGCACTTTGGGGACCGAAGAATTGATAATTGCTGTTAATGCAGGTACCGCATCGACCAAAGGGAATCTCAATCTCACTAATTTGCAGACTCAACCCCACCAGCTTTTATACGGTAATGCTGAGTTTAGATGGAATCTTGAAGGAGGAACTCACCAGCTTTCCTTGACTCTTCCCCCACGTACTGGGTGCATTTTGGGGATTTAG
- a CDS encoding glucose-1-phosphate adenylyltransferase — MKKVLAIILGGGAGTRLYPLTKLRAKPAVPVAGKYRLIDIPVSNCINSEIFKIYVLTQFNSASLNRHIARAYNFSGFSDGFVEVLAAQQTPENPNWFQGTADAVRQYLWMLEEWDANEFLILSGDHLYRMDYRQFVQRHRDTNADITLSVIPMDDRRASDFGLMKIDDSGRVIDFSEKPKGQALANMRVDTTILGLTQEQAQLQPYIASMGIYVFKKEVLIKLLRESLERTDFGKEIIPDAAKDYNVQAFLFDDYWEDIGTIESFYEANLALTQQPLPPFSFYDEKAPIYTRARYLPPSKLLDCQIKQSMIGEGCMLKNCRIEHSVLGVRSRVESGSIIEDTLIMGADFYQASVERQCSLEKGEIPVGIGTDSIIRRAIIDKNARIGHDVKIINKDNVQEAERENQGFFIRSGIVVVLKNAVIPDGTVI; from the coding sequence GTGAAAAAAGTTTTAGCAATCATTCTTGGCGGTGGCGCGGGTACTCGACTTTATCCGCTAACTAAACTACGTGCCAAACCCGCAGTACCAGTAGCAGGGAAATACCGCTTAATCGATATCCCTGTCAGTAACTGCATCAATTCTGAGATATTTAAAATCTACGTTCTGACACAATTTAACTCAGCTTCTCTGAATCGTCACATTGCCCGTGCCTATAACTTTAGTGGTTTCAGCGATGGTTTTGTGGAAGTGCTAGCTGCACAGCAAACCCCAGAAAACCCCAACTGGTTCCAAGGTACAGCTGATGCTGTGCGTCAGTATCTGTGGATGCTGGAAGAATGGGACGCCAACGAATTTTTGATCCTCTCAGGGGATCATCTCTATCGCATGGACTACCGCCAGTTTGTCCAGCGCCATAGGGACACTAACGCTGATATTACTCTCTCGGTCATCCCTATGGACGATCGCCGGGCATCGGATTTTGGTTTAATGAAAATTGATGACTCGGGTAGGGTAATTGACTTTAGCGAAAAACCCAAAGGTCAGGCTTTGGCTAACATGCGGGTTGATACTACCATCCTGGGATTGACCCAAGAACAAGCCCAACTCCAGCCTTACATCGCCTCGATGGGGATTTACGTCTTTAAAAAAGAAGTTTTGATCAAGTTGTTGCGGGAATCTCTAGAACGGACTGATTTTGGCAAAGAAATTATTCCTGATGCTGCAAAAGATTACAACGTTCAAGCGTTCCTATTTGACGACTACTGGGAAGATATTGGAACAATAGAATCCTTTTATGAAGCCAATTTAGCCCTAACTCAACAACCTCTGCCCCCCTTTAGTTTCTACGATGAAAAAGCACCAATTTATACCCGCGCTCGTTATTTACCCCCCAGCAAATTACTAGATTGCCAAATTAAACAATCCATGATAGGCGAAGGTTGCATGTTGAAAAACTGCCGGATTGAACATTCAGTTTTAGGAGTGCGATCGCGGGTTGAATCTGGTAGCATTATCGAAGATACTCTAATTATGGGTGCCGACTTTTACCAAGCTTCCGTGGAACGCCAATGTAGCTTAGAAAAAGGTGAAATCCCTGTAGGCATTGGTACAGATAGCATCATTCGCCGTGCCATCATCGATAAAAATGCCCGGATAGGTCACGATGTCAAAATCATCAATAAAGATAACGTGCAAGAAGCAGAACGGGAAAATCAAGGCTTCTTTATCCGCAGCGGCATTGTCGTTGTGCTAAAAAATGCAGTAATTCCTGATGGGACTGTGATTTAG
- a CDS encoding redoxin domain-containing protein yields MLTSTDFTGLFNQRFFRNFLPIPATSYFRLEIGTPDFQLPDITNGTLVKLSTYRGKQPVLLAFTRIFTEKQYCPFCFPHIKALHENYEQFKSRGIEVLMITSTDQKQSQIVVKDLGLQMPLLSDPGCYVFRRYRVGQALGAPLPAQFVLDKDGKLRYRHLFSFLDHNASVETLLEQFNILLEAV; encoded by the coding sequence ATGCTAACTTCAACAGATTTCACTGGCTTATTTAATCAGCGATTTTTCCGTAATTTTTTACCTATTCCAGCCACAAGTTACTTTCGCTTAGAAATAGGCACACCAGATTTTCAACTCCCAGATATTACCAACGGAACTTTAGTAAAATTATCAACTTATCGAGGTAAGCAGCCAGTATTACTTGCTTTCACTCGGATATTTACTGAAAAGCAATATTGTCCCTTTTGCTTTCCTCATATCAAAGCCTTGCATGAAAACTATGAGCAATTCAAAAGTCGCGGCATAGAAGTTTTAATGATTACTAGTACCGACCAAAAACAAAGTCAAATTGTTGTAAAAGATTTGGGCTTACAAATGCCGCTGTTGAGTGATCCTGGTTGTTATGTTTTTCGTAGATATCGGGTGGGACAAGCATTAGGAGCGCCTTTACCAGCACAGTTTGTATTAGATAAAGATGGCAAACTGCGTTATCGGCATTTATTTTCTTTTTTGGATCATAATGCTAGCGTCGAGACATTGTTAGAACAATTTAACATCCTCTTAGAGGCTGTTTGA
- a CDS encoding DUF1818 family protein: MKCGKSVKSGSGWRIGWNPNAPEFKGLVGTDDWSVELTEAELNEFCRLLRELADTMKQLATELMDEEKIACAAESDLLWMEVEGYPHAYSLHFILNTGRCAEGKWNPDAVEGLLQASEMLKIF; encoded by the coding sequence ATGAAGTGCGGAAAGTCGGTTAAAAGTGGATCTGGTTGGCGTATTGGCTGGAACCCCAATGCACCAGAGTTTAAAGGGTTAGTGGGTACAGATGATTGGTCAGTTGAGTTAACCGAAGCTGAGTTGAACGAATTTTGCCGGCTGTTGAGGGAGCTAGCAGATACCATGAAGCAACTAGCAACAGAATTAATGGATGAAGAGAAAATTGCTTGTGCAGCCGAAAGCGATTTATTATGGATGGAGGTAGAAGGCTATCCCCACGCCTACAGTCTGCACTTTATCCTGAATACAGGACGATGTGCAGAAGGCAAATGGAATCCTGACGCTGTTGAGGGTTTACTGCAAGCCTCTGAGATGCTCAAAATATTTTAA
- a CDS encoding TetR/AcrR family transcriptional regulator has protein sequence MSKGEETKVKILQQAAELFNQQGYAGSSISDIMRVTGLQKGGIYNHFKSKDDLALQAFDYAIACVSQRTRSVLRIKRHAVERLQAIIGVFSSYLDNPPIRGGCPLLNTAVESDDAHPALRERAQQGMNSWRQLICLIIDKGIERGEIRSDVNPDEVATIMIATLEGAMMMSKLYGDSIHMLRAINHLNQYITNQL, from the coding sequence ATGTCTAAAGGCGAAGAAACAAAAGTCAAAATTCTCCAACAAGCAGCGGAACTGTTTAATCAACAGGGGTATGCTGGCTCGTCGATTTCCGACATCATGCGTGTGACAGGGTTGCAGAAAGGGGGCATATATAATCATTTTAAAAGCAAAGATGACCTAGCACTACAGGCTTTTGACTATGCGATCGCCTGTGTTAGCCAGCGTACTAGATCTGTATTGCGAATTAAACGCCATGCAGTGGAACGCCTACAAGCAATCATTGGCGTATTTAGTAGCTATCTAGATAATCCACCAATTAGGGGAGGGTGTCCACTGCTAAATACTGCGGTTGAAAGTGATGATGCTCATCCGGCGTTAAGAGAACGCGCTCAACAGGGAATGAATTCTTGGCGTCAGTTAATTTGTTTAATTATTGACAAGGGAATTGAAAGGGGTGAAATTCGCTCTGATGTGAATCCTGATGAGGTGGCTACAATTATGATTGCAACCTTAGAAGGGGCGATGATGATGAGCAAGTTATATGGAGATTCAATTCACATGCTAAGGGCAATTAATCACCTAAATCAATATATCACAAATCAACTTTAA